DNA from Polaribacter sp. NJDZ03:
GGTTGCTTCTGCATCTCCTTTTGCACGGTGTCTCCCATTAATAGCAATGTTTTCATGTGTACAAATATTCCCTAAACTATAAGAACTTAAACCCGGCATTATTTTTCTAGTTAAACGAACGGTACAGAGTTTTTTTCGTTTAAAATCGAAGCCTAAATTTTTAAATTCTTCGTGAATAATATTATAATCGAAGTTAACATTATGCGCAACAAAAATAGTGTCTTCTGTAATTTCGGCTACCTTTTTTGCAATTTCATAAAACTTAGGTGCATTTCTTACCATGGCATTTGTAATACCTGTAAGATTGGTAATAAATGCAGGTATATTTTGCTCTGGGTTTACCAAAGAAGTAAACTCGTCTATGACTGTTTTACCATCAAAAACAAAAATGGATATTTCGGTTATTTTAGAACCTTTATATCCATTTCCTGTGGTTTCTATGTCTACTACTGTATATAACAATTATTCGATTGTCTTTTTTAAGTCGGCAATAGTTTGAGTAGGGTTTTCTGCTCCAAAAACAAAACTACCAGCTACTAAAACATTTGCTCCAGCTTCAATTAATGCATTTGCATTATAAGAGGTAACTCCTCCATCAATTTCTATCAAACATTCAGATTCTGTAAAATCGATTAAGTGTTTTAATTGACTTACTTTTTTAAACGTGTTTTCTATAAATGATTGTCCGCCAAAACCTGGGTTTACACTCATAATACATACCATATCTAAATCTTCAATTACATCTTCTAAAACGGCAATTGGTGTATGTGGGTTTAAAGCAACTCCAGCTTTCATACCTGCAGCTTTTATTGCTTGTATGGTTCTGTGTAAATGTGTACAAGCTTCGTAATGTACTGTTAAAATATTGGTACCTAAATCTGCAAATGTTTGTATGTACTGATCTGGGTTTACAATCATTAAATGTACATCTATTGTTTTTGTAGCATGTTTAGCAATTGCTTTTAAAACGGGCATTCCAAAAGAAATGTTAGGTACAAAAACACCGTCCATAATATCAATATGAAACCAATCTGCTTCACTATTGTTTACCATTTCTATGTCTCTTTGTAGGTTAGCAAAATCTGCTGCTAAAATTGAAGGTGCAAGTAAATTACTCATTTATTTGTTGTTGTGTTGTTATTTTATATGGCAAAGGTAATTAATCGCAAGGCGATAGCCAAGGGTTTAATTTTTTGATGCTTGCCACGAAATAAAAAATAGTTATTTTGTAAGTTTTCTTCTTATTCGCTAGCGCTAGTGTCTCCCGCTCTTGCGAATACAACTACTTCATGGGGTACGAGCGAGACGCTCGCACCAGCATTGGGAAAGTAAATTAAAACAGTTAGACTCCGCTAGCGAGAGCGTCCCACTCTTGCCAATACAAGCACTTCTTTGAAAGCGATCATACTATTTTTTTCTTTTTATAACTGATTCATGGTGTACGAGCGAGACGCTCGCACCAGCATTGGTAAAGTAAATTAAAATATTTAGCCTCCGCTAGCGCGAGCGTCTCGCTCGTGCCAATACAACTATTTCGTTGAAAGGGATCATACTATTTTTCTCTTTTTACAACTGATTCATGAGGTACGAGCGAGACGCTCCCACCGGCATTGGGGAAGTAAATTAAAATAGTTAGCCTCCGCTAGTGCGAGCGTCCCGCTCGTGTCAATACAACTACTTCTTTGAAAGGGATCATATTATTTTTCTCTTTTTACAACTGATTCATGAGGTACGAGCGAGACGCTCGCACCGGCATTGGTAAAGTAAATTAAAATAGTTAGCCTCCGCTAGTGCGAGCATCCCGCTCGTGCGAATACAACTACTTCTTTGAAAGCGATCATACTATTTTTCTCTTTTTATAACTGATTCATGAGGTACGAGCGAGACGCTCGCACCAGCATTGAGAAAGTGAATTAAAATAGTTAGCCTCCGCTAGCGAGAGCGTCCCGCTCGTGCCAGTACAACTACTTCTTTGAAAGGGATGATACTATTTTTCTCTTTTTACAACTGATTCATGAGGTACGAACGAGACGCTCGCACCGGCATTGGTAAAGTAAATTAAAATAGTTAGCCTCCGCTAGCGCTAGCATCCCGCTCTTGCCAATACAACTACTTCTTTGAAAGCGATCATACTATTTTTCTCTTTTTACAACTGATTCATGAGGTACGAGCGAGAGGCTCGCACCAGCATTGGGAAAGTAAATTAAAATAGTTAGCTTCCGCTAGCGCGAGCGTCCCGCTCTTGCCAATACAACTACTTCTTTGAAAGGGATGATACTATTTTTCTCTTTTTACAACTGATTCATGAGGTACGAACGAGACGCTTGCACCGGCATTGGTAAAGTAAATTAAAATAGTTAGCCTCCGCTAGCGCTAGCGTCCCGATTGTGCCAATACAACTACTTCTTTGAAAGGGATGATACTATTTTTCTCTTTTTACAACTGATTCATGAGGTACGAGCGAGACGCTCGCACCAGCATTGGGAAAGTAAATTAAAATAGTTAGCCTCCGCTAGCGCGAGCGTCCCGCTCTTGCCAATACAACTACTTCTTTGAAAGGGATGATACTATTTTTCTCTTTTTACAACTGATTCATGAGGTACGAACGAGACGCTCGCACCGGCATTGGTAAAGTAAATTAAAATAGTTAGCCTCCGCTAGCGCTAGCATCCCGCTCTTGCCAATACAACTACTTCTTTGAAAGGGATCATACTATTTTTCTCTTTTTACAACTGATTCATGAGGTACGAGCGAGAGGCTCGCACCAGCATTGGTAAAGTAAATTAAAATAGTTAGCTTCCGCTAGCGCGAGCGTCCCGCTCGTGCCAATACAACTACTTCTTTGAAAGGGATGATACTATTTTTCTCTTTTTACAACTGATTCATGAGGTACGAGCGAGACGCTCGCACCAGCATTGGGAAAGTAAATTAAAATAGTTAGCCTCCGCTAGCGCGAGCGTCCCGCTCTTGCCAATACAACTACTTCTTTGAAAGGGATGATACTATTTTTCTCTTTTTACAACTGATTCATGAGGTACGAACGAGACGCTTGCACCGGCATTGGTAAAGTAAATTAAAATAGTTAGCCTCCGCTAGCGCTAGCGTCCCGATTGTGCCAATACAACTACTTCTTTGAAAGGGATGATACTATTTTTCTCTTTTTATAACTGATTCATGAGGTATGAGCGAGACGCTCGCACCAGCATTGGGAAAGTAAATTAAAATAGTTAGCTTCCGCTAGCGCGAGCGTCCCGCTCGTGCCAATACAACTACTTCTTTGAAAGCGATCATATTATTTTTCTCTTTTTACAACTGATTCATGGGTACGAACGAGACGCTCCCACCGGCATTGGGAAAGTTGTTTTTTTGAATTCTACCTGTTATTCCACTATTGCATCCAGACTATTGCATTCTTTGGATGCTTGCTGTTTTATACCATTAGTATTCTTACAAAAATTAAAAGGAGGTCATTGTAAAAAGGGAATAAGCTTATAAACAAGTTTAGCCCTGATTGAAGTGGCATCCTTTTTTGTTTTTACAAAAAAGATATAGCGGAAAGCAGGAAATAGCTTCAAAAAAAAACTCCCAAAAATGAATTTGAGAGTTTATATATGCTTCACGCCTTTTACAAGCAAGAGTGAGATACCAAAAGAGGTCTGCGACTTCTATCCTAAGTATGTCATTAAAATTTTAGATCTAGAGGTGTGTTTTAATCTTCTAATTGCTTTTTCTTTAATTTGACGAACACGCTCACGAGTTAAATCGAAAGTTTCACCAATTTCTTCTAAAGTCATTGGTTGGTGCTCACCTAAACCGAAGTATAATTTTACAACATCTGCCTCTCTTGGAGTAAGTGTTTCTAAGGCTCTGTTAATTTCTATTCTTAAAGATTCGTGTAATAAAACTCTATCTGGGTTTGGAGACTCACCAGAGTTTAAAACGTCATATAAGTTAGAATCTTCTCCTTCAATTAATGGTGCATCCATAGATACGTGGCGACCAGAATTTTTCATAGATTCTTTTACGTCATTCACAGTCATGTCTAATTTCTTAGCAATTTCTTCCGGACTTGGAGGTCTTTCATTTTCTTGCTCTAAGAAAGCGTACATTTTGTTAATTTTATTGATAGAACCAATTTTATTTAACGGTAAACGTACAATTCTAGATTGCTCTGCTAATGCTTGTAAGATAGATTGACGAATCCACCAAACGGCATAGGATATAAATTTAAAACCACGCGTTTCATCAAAACGTTTTGCAGCTTTAATTAAACCTAAATTTCCTTCGTTAATTAAATCTGGTAAAGTTAATCCTTGATTTTGATATTGTTTTGCAACAGATACCACAAATCTTAAATTGGCTTTCGTTAATTTTTCTAAAGCTCTTTGGTCTCCAGCTTTAATAAGCTGTGCCAATTCTACTTCTTCATCTGCAGTAATTAAGTCTACTTTTCCTATTTCTTGTAAGTATTTATCTAACGATGCGGTTTCTCTATTAGTAACCTGCTTGGTAATTTTAAGTTGTCTCATCTAATTCTCTATGACTTTTTAAAGGATTAATGTATTGCTACATTTTATTATACGTTGGTATTTAATAAAATGTTACAAAAAGATTCATATTTTTTTTTAAAGTATATTTTTTACCATTCACCGAACTAAAATAGCAACTGAACTTTTTTTTAAAATTTAATTGTGACCTATCGAGTTTATTTGTGTCAAAATAATAACTGAATTGAAAACGATAGACGTTAAAGCTTTAAGCGACGAGGATTTAATCTTTAAAATAATAGAAACAAACAACACACAATTGTTTGCAATATTATATGATAGGTTTTCTAAAGTTGTCTATAACAAATGTTATGGTTTTTCCAAAAATAAGGAAGAAGCAGAAGATTTAACACATGATGTTTTTATCAGGTTATTTGTAAAATTAAAGACCTTTAAAGGGAACTCTAAGTTTTCTACTTGGTTGTATTCTTTTACGTATAATTTCTGTGTAAATTATGTACAAAGAAATGATTTTAAAAAGAAAGAAAAGATTACGGTTGTTACAGATAATATACAAGATGATGATGTTTCGCAAGAAATTGATGATTTAACTTTATTTGAGTTAAAATCTGAAAAACTAGCAAAAGCATTGTCTTTAATTGATCCAACAGAAAAGATGATTCTTTTAATGAAATATCAAGATGATATGACAATTAAAGAGATTCAAGATTCTTTAAACCTTGGTGAAAGTGCTGTTAAGATGAGAATTAAAAGAGCAAAACAAAAAGTTGTAAAAACGTATGAAGAGTTATAGTTATGAGCAATCCTTTTAAGAGAATTATACACCACCATAGTGTGCCTAAGGTTCTAAAAGAAAAAGTACTAAGCGATATTGGGATGATTAAATTCACCCTAGATATTGCTGATTTATTTTTAGTGAAATACCCTAAGACAATTGGAGATTTTTTGAGTAATGATAATAACTCTAATCTTAAAAGCTAAAAATAATGATAAACAA
Protein-coding regions in this window:
- the rpe gene encoding ribulose-phosphate 3-epimerase; protein product: MSNLLAPSILAADFANLQRDIEMVNNSEADWFHIDIMDGVFVPNISFGMPVLKAIAKHATKTIDVHLMIVNPDQYIQTFADLGTNILTVHYEACTHLHRTIQAIKAAGMKAGVALNPHTPIAVLEDVIEDLDMVCIMSVNPGFGGQSFIENTFKKVSQLKHLIDFTESECLIEIDGGVTSYNANALIEAGANVLVAGSFVFGAENPTQTIADLKKTIE
- a CDS encoding RNA polymerase sigma factor RpoD/SigA, giving the protein MRQLKITKQVTNRETASLDKYLQEIGKVDLITADEEVELAQLIKAGDQRALEKLTKANLRFVVSVAKQYQNQGLTLPDLINEGNLGLIKAAKRFDETRGFKFISYAVWWIRQSILQALAEQSRIVRLPLNKIGSINKINKMYAFLEQENERPPSPEEIAKKLDMTVNDVKESMKNSGRHVSMDAPLIEGEDSNLYDVLNSGESPNPDRVLLHESLRIEINRALETLTPREADVVKLYFGLGEHQPMTLEEIGETFDLTRERVRQIKEKAIRRLKHTSRSKILMTYLG
- a CDS encoding RNA polymerase sigma factor, which translates into the protein MKTIDVKALSDEDLIFKIIETNNTQLFAILYDRFSKVVYNKCYGFSKNKEEAEDLTHDVFIRLFVKLKTFKGNSKFSTWLYSFTYNFCVNYVQRNDFKKKEKITVVTDNIQDDDVSQEIDDLTLFELKSEKLAKALSLIDPTEKMILLMKYQDDMTIKEIQDSLNLGESAVKMRIKRAKQKVVKTYEEL